From the Martelella mediterranea DSM 17316 genome, one window contains:
- a CDS encoding flavin reductase family protein: protein MMNYGDERPELLKYDPFKAIIAPRPIGWIGTLNADGVPNLGPYSFFNGIGSRPNQLFFSSEGEKHSYLNAKARGEFTVSLATEALKDEMNISSAHVEDGVSEFELAGLELGKPVEIATPFVAASPAAFECVVIDTMQMKDRFGNLTDRYLTFGEVVRTHIADDYISNGRFDSARARPIARLGYRDYATVESVWQLKRPQEK from the coding sequence ATGATGAACTACGGCGACGAACGGCCGGAACTCCTCAAATATGATCCCTTCAAGGCGATCATTGCGCCGCGGCCGATCGGCTGGATCGGAACGCTGAACGCCGATGGCGTGCCCAATCTGGGCCCCTATTCCTTTTTCAACGGAATAGGGTCGAGGCCCAACCAATTGTTCTTCTCCAGCGAGGGCGAGAAACATTCCTACCTCAACGCCAAGGCGCGCGGCGAATTCACCGTTTCGCTGGCGACCGAGGCCTTGAAGGATGAGATGAACATCAGCTCCGCCCATGTCGAGGATGGCGTCAGCGAATTCGAGCTGGCCGGTCTGGAACTGGGAAAACCCGTTGAAATCGCAACGCCCTTTGTCGCGGCGAGCCCCGCGGCATTCGAATGCGTCGTCATCGACACGATGCAGATGAAGGACCGTTTCGGCAACCTTACAGATCGTTACCTCACCTTCGGCGAGGTGGTGCGCACCCATATCGCCGACGACTACATCAGCAACGGCCGCTTCGACAGCGCCCGCGCCAGGCCGATCGCGCGGCTGGGCTATCGCGACTACGCCACCGTGGAAAGCGTATGGCAACTCAAGCGTCCGCAGGAGAAATGA
- a CDS encoding ABC transporter substrate-binding protein: MQIGKFGKLALAACVAGLLGSASVKAAEQALIDAAKKEGEVVWYSTLIVDQLVRPVAAAFEEKYGIPVQFSRTPAGELALKVQNEIRANSVQVDVFDANAAFFQVLPLDDLESYVPEAAAAYPADLKDPDGRYYSVNVFTMTTGINTELVAEDEYPKTYEDLLDPKWKGRMAWTTDLTPNGPPGFIGNILMTMGEEKGMEYLRALAKQDIAKIPASQRVVLDQVISGEYAIGLMIFNHHAVISADKGAPVTWLKIEPVVSTSNYAGIIKGAPHPNAAKLFLDFLLSDEGQNVFRDANYLPASPNVQAKVPDLKPADGGYTATVITNQLALEDLPKWSAVYKELFD; the protein is encoded by the coding sequence ATGCAGATTGGAAAATTCGGAAAGCTGGCCCTTGCAGCCTGTGTCGCCGGGCTCTTGGGTTCGGCTTCGGTCAAGGCCGCCGAACAGGCGTTGATCGACGCCGCCAAGAAGGAAGGGGAGGTCGTCTGGTATTCGACGCTGATCGTCGACCAGCTGGTACGCCCCGTCGCGGCGGCCTTCGAGGAAAAATACGGCATTCCCGTGCAGTTTTCGCGCACGCCCGCCGGTGAACTGGCGCTGAAGGTTCAAAACGAAATCCGCGCCAACAGCGTTCAGGTCGACGTCTTCGACGCGAACGCGGCATTCTTCCAGGTGCTTCCGCTGGATGACCTGGAAAGCTACGTGCCGGAGGCAGCCGCTGCCTATCCTGCCGATCTGAAGGATCCCGACGGGCGGTATTACAGCGTCAACGTATTCACCATGACCACCGGCATCAATACCGAGCTGGTGGCTGAGGACGAGTACCCAAAGACCTATGAGGACCTGCTGGATCCGAAATGGAAGGGCAGGATGGCCTGGACGACGGACCTGACGCCCAACGGCCCGCCCGGCTTCATCGGCAATATTCTCATGACGATGGGCGAAGAGAAGGGAATGGAGTATCTGCGCGCGCTTGCCAAGCAGGATATCGCCAAGATTCCCGCAAGCCAGCGGGTCGTGCTCGACCAGGTCATCTCCGGCGAATACGCGATCGGGTTGATGATCTTCAATCACCACGCCGTCATCTCCGCCGACAAGGGCGCGCCGGTCACCTGGCTGAAGATCGAGCCGGTCGTTTCCACGTCCAACTATGCGGGCATCATCAAGGGCGCGCCGCATCCGAACGCGGCCAAGCTGTTCCTCGATTTCCTGCTTTCGGACGAGGGCCAGAACGTGTTCCGGGACGCCAATTATCTGCCTGCAAGCCCCAACGTCCAGGCCAAGGTCCCGGACCTGAAGCCGGCCGATGGCGGCTACACGGCGACCGTCATCACCAACCAGCTCGCCCTGGAAGACCTTCCGAAGTGGAGCGCCGTCTACAAAGAACTGTTCGACTGA
- a CDS encoding ABC transporter permease, with protein sequence MSFLSLVWIVLLAVLVIPPIVILIQMSFSDFAPNGAREGFTLSHYIALADKGFFTALLNSVIFSALATLLSLLIGGVLAWLVERTNSPFKGLAYLTAVVSLGTPYVLYVMSWLYILGRAGPLNSLYRAVTGETGVLFNVYSLSGMILIEGFLWSPLVFLLMSATFRMANAEMEEAARMNGASVVDTIWHVTLKLAWPAILALGLFVFIRNIESFEVPALVGIPGEVKVLTTDIYLSVKDFPPDLGHAASFSVIMLILVAVLLYFYGRISRHADRYASITGKGFRPRPFDLGPGRWIAGAIIIVDFVLVLALPVLALLWMALTPFVTQMRLSMVPNLTLENFSAVLRSPHYLDLAFNTLVVSVAAATGAIVITMVSGWLAARRKPMGGLVDQLTTMPLIFPGIVLGVALLELSLESPFPLYGTIWLIALAYLIRYLPYGMRYSYSGVLQIHRELEEASNVAGASIFQSLRMIVAPLLSPALMAGWLFIFLIASRELSIAVLLAGPRSQVIAVSMLDLWQNGQAGELSALGLLWTLLMVLVASAFRFVEKRQSASAFGGKP encoded by the coding sequence GTGAGCTTCCTATCGCTCGTCTGGATTGTCCTTCTGGCAGTTCTCGTCATTCCGCCGATCGTCATTCTCATTCAGATGAGCTTTTCCGATTTCGCCCCGAACGGCGCTCGGGAAGGCTTCACGCTCAGCCATTACATCGCGCTCGCCGACAAGGGCTTCTTCACGGCGCTTTTGAATTCCGTGATCTTTTCGGCGCTGGCCACGCTTCTCTCGCTGCTGATCGGTGGCGTTCTGGCCTGGCTGGTGGAGCGGACGAACTCGCCATTCAAGGGACTTGCCTATCTGACCGCGGTGGTCTCGCTTGGCACGCCCTACGTGCTTTATGTCATGTCCTGGCTCTATATCCTGGGCCGGGCCGGGCCACTCAATTCGCTCTATCGTGCCGTGACCGGCGAAACCGGCGTGCTTTTCAACGTCTATTCGCTTTCCGGCATGATCCTGATCGAAGGATTCCTGTGGTCGCCGCTCGTCTTCCTGCTGATGTCCGCCACTTTCCGCATGGCAAACGCGGAAATGGAGGAAGCGGCCAGGATGAACGGCGCCTCTGTCGTCGATACGATCTGGCACGTCACGCTCAAGCTCGCCTGGCCGGCGATCCTGGCCCTCGGCCTGTTCGTCTTCATCCGCAATATCGAAAGCTTCGAAGTGCCCGCCCTGGTTGGCATTCCAGGCGAGGTCAAGGTTCTGACCACCGATATCTATCTCTCGGTGAAGGACTTTCCGCCCGACCTCGGGCATGCCGCGTCCTTTTCGGTGATCATGCTCATTCTGGTGGCGGTGCTCCTTTACTTCTATGGCCGCATCTCGCGCCATGCCGACCGCTACGCCTCGATCACCGGCAAGGGCTTCAGGCCCCGTCCGTTCGATCTGGGGCCGGGAAGGTGGATTGCCGGCGCGATCATCATCGTCGACTTCGTTCTCGTGCTCGCCCTGCCGGTTCTGGCGCTGTTGTGGATGGCGCTGACCCCGTTCGTCACGCAGATGCGCCTGAGCATGGTGCCCAATCTGACGCTGGAGAATTTCAGTGCCGTGCTGCGTTCGCCGCATTACCTCGACCTGGCGTTCAACACTCTGGTGGTGTCGGTCGCCGCGGCCACCGGCGCGATCGTGATCACCATGGTATCGGGCTGGCTGGCGGCCCGGCGCAAGCCGATGGGCGGGCTTGTCGACCAGCTCACGACCATGCCGCTGATCTTTCCCGGCATCGTGCTCGGTGTGGCGCTCCTGGAACTCTCGCTTGAATCGCCGTTTCCGCTTTACGGGACGATCTGGCTGATCGCGCTTGCCTATCTCATCCGCTACCTGCCCTACGGGATGCGCTATTCGTATTCGGGCGTGTTGCAGATCCACCGCGAGCTCGAGGAAGCCAGCAATGTCGCCGGCGCGTCGATTTTCCAGTCGCTACGGATGATCGTCGCTCCTCTGCTCTCCCCCGCGCTGATGGCCGGATGGCTTTTCATCTTTCTCATTGCATCGCGGGAACTGTCGATCGCGGTTTTGCTCGCCGGGCCGCGCTCTCAGGTGATCGCGGTATCCATGCTCGATCTCTGGCAGAACGGCCAGGCCGGCGAATTGAGCGCACTCGGCCTTCTGTGGACACTGCTGATGGTGCTGGTCGCAAGTGCATTCCGCTTTGTTGAAAAACGCCAGTCGGCGAGTGCCTTTGGAGGAAAACCATGA
- a CDS encoding NIPSNAP family protein, with amino-acid sequence MIIDHRIYTLPHGKTEEYLQRYGRDGLPVQQKYLDGWLGCYVSEIGPLNQVLHLWAYESMADREQRRNAVENDPQWIDFKRGNIGTFAAQETRILKAAPFTPATLIKGLGGE; translated from the coding sequence ATGATCATCGATCACCGCATCTACACGCTCCCGCATGGAAAAACCGAGGAATATCTCCAGCGCTATGGTCGCGACGGATTGCCGGTTCAGCAGAAGTATCTGGATGGCTGGCTCGGTTGCTATGTCAGTGAAATCGGTCCGCTGAACCAGGTTTTGCACCTGTGGGCCTACGAGAGCATGGCCGACCGCGAGCAACGGCGCAACGCTGTCGAGAATGATCCGCAGTGGATCGATTTCAAACGCGGGAATATCGGCACTTTCGCCGCGCAGGAAACGCGCATCCTGAAGGCGGCGCCCTTTACGCCGGCGACGCTCATCAAGGGTCTTGGAGGAGAATAA
- a CDS encoding SMP-30/gluconolactonase/LRE family protein, whose product MDSRGPALHVLDHASGKHASYPLPEVVGSICLREDGGLLAAMVTGIYALSPEGAIGPRIAEAVPNHPDNRFNDGRCDRAGRFIVGTMNDKARDPTGVLWSLGTDGRLTAMEGDVIVPNSLAFSPDDTVMYFADTYRHAIHRFDYDIETGRISNKQLFSDRTSAPGRPDGSAMDADGCLWNAEYAGGRVVRYTPDGKIDRVVELPVSQPSCCAFGGAQLDELYITTARQRLSDDELKAQPLAGSLFVVRPGVKGLPEGRYRGDVNQLGAAA is encoded by the coding sequence GTGGATTCCCGCGGTCCCGCGCTTCATGTCCTCGATCACGCGAGCGGAAAACATGCCTCATATCCCCTGCCCGAAGTTGTCGGAAGCATCTGCCTGCGCGAGGATGGCGGGCTGCTGGCGGCCATGGTCACCGGCATCTACGCGCTCTCGCCGGAGGGCGCGATCGGCCCCCGTATTGCCGAGGCTGTCCCCAATCATCCCGACAACCGGTTCAACGACGGCCGATGCGACCGGGCGGGCCGTTTCATCGTGGGCACGATGAACGACAAGGCGCGCGACCCGACCGGGGTGCTCTGGTCGCTTGGAACGGACGGCCGACTGACGGCCATGGAAGGCGACGTCATCGTTCCCAACTCACTCGCTTTCTCGCCGGATGACACGGTGATGTATTTCGCCGACACCTACCGGCACGCCATTCATCGCTTCGACTATGACATCGAGACCGGGCGGATATCGAACAAGCAGCTTTTCTCGGACCGGACCTCGGCGCCGGGGCGACCGGACGGCTCGGCCATGGATGCCGATGGCTGCCTTTGGAACGCCGAATATGCCGGCGGGCGCGTGGTTCGCTACACGCCGGACGGCAAGATCGACCGCGTCGTCGAGCTGCCGGTCAGCCAGCCGAGTTGCTGCGCCTTCGGCGGCGCGCAACTCGACGAGCTTTATATCACCACCGCACGGCAGCGCCTGAGCGATGATGAACTGAAGGCCCAGCCTCTCGCCGGATCGCTGTTTGTGGTGCGTCCCGGCGTGAAAGGCCTGCCGGAAGGCCGGTATCGGGGCGATGTCAATCAACTGGGAGCAGCCGCATGA
- a CDS encoding CaiB/BaiF CoA transferase family protein, protein MRPLEGIRVVDFSRVLAGPFATQILAEMGASVTKVERPGDGDESRTFEPVFDNGMSAYYAAFNRSKRSIAVDLKSAAGRQLAFDLAAKADVLVENFLPGAMDRMGLGYEALSGANPNLVYVSNTGFGQTGPYRDRKGYDTIFQALSGVIDLTGFPDGPPAKVGVPFADLTSGLWIAISALTGLLGRTTTGKGCHVDLAMMDVQVSLLSLPAARYFALGETARRTGTEHLGRVPSAAFQCRGGEWLFVSASDQHWPMLCATLGLDAMAADESLARNLDRVNRRDEVNAALKTAIAGRERAELADALRAAGVPAGEVSTVPEILDDPHTNARGMVGGFDADGYRSMRGVKTPARFSGYEPHRFEAPPGLGADTRRVLAEDIGLSGEQIEKLFEKGIVA, encoded by the coding sequence ATGAGGCCGCTTGAGGGGATCAGGGTCGTCGACTTCTCGCGCGTGCTGGCGGGGCCGTTCGCCACGCAGATTCTTGCGGAAATGGGGGCGAGCGTCACCAAGGTGGAGCGTCCGGGCGATGGCGACGAGAGCCGGACCTTCGAGCCGGTCTTCGACAACGGGATGAGCGCCTATTACGCCGCCTTCAACCGCTCCAAACGCTCGATCGCCGTCGACCTGAAGAGCGCGGCGGGGCGTCAACTGGCCTTCGATCTCGCCGCCAAGGCCGATGTGCTGGTCGAAAATTTCCTGCCCGGCGCGATGGACCGGATGGGGCTCGGCTACGAGGCGCTTTCCGGCGCCAATCCGAACCTCGTCTATGTTTCCAATACCGGCTTCGGGCAAACGGGTCCCTATCGCGATCGCAAGGGCTACGACACGATCTTTCAGGCGCTCTCCGGCGTGATCGACCTGACGGGCTTTCCGGATGGGCCGCCCGCAAAGGTCGGGGTGCCGTTCGCCGACCTGACCTCGGGACTGTGGATCGCCATTTCCGCCTTGACGGGATTGCTCGGCCGCACCACCACCGGCAAGGGCTGCCATGTCGATCTTGCGATGATGGATGTGCAGGTCAGCCTGCTGTCATTGCCCGCCGCCCGCTATTTCGCGCTGGGCGAAACGGCGCGGCGCACGGGAACGGAACATCTCGGCCGCGTGCCGTCTGCGGCCTTTCAGTGCCGCGGGGGCGAATGGCTGTTCGTGTCGGCGTCGGACCAGCACTGGCCGATGTTGTGCGCGACCCTCGGACTTGACGCCATGGCCGCCGACGAAAGCCTTGCGCGAAACCTCGATCGCGTCAATCGCCGCGACGAGGTCAACGCTGCGCTGAAGACGGCCATTGCCGGACGGGAGCGCGCCGAGCTTGCTGATGCGCTGCGCGCTGCCGGCGTGCCGGCCGGTGAGGTCAGTACCGTGCCCGAAATTCTTGACGACCCGCACACCAATGCGCGCGGCATGGTCGGCGGCTTCGATGCCGATGGTTATCGCTCGATGCGCGGCGTGAAGACGCCGGCCCGGTTCTCCGGCTACGAGCCGCATCGCTTCGAGGCGCCTCCGGGGCTCGGCGCCGATACGCGCCGCGTTCTGGCGGAGGACATCGGCCTGAGCGGTGAGCAGATCGAAAAACTCTTCGAAAAGGGAATAGTCGCATGA
- a CDS encoding ABC transporter ATP-binding protein — MNNQTGVTVEGLRKIYPSSAGVAGGIHEADFHLPPGTFFTLLGPSGCGKTTTLRCIAGLEHPDSGRVQVDDRVFFDQRKGIWVPLNRRNIGMVFQSYAIWPHMSVFENVSFPLRVAKDRSYSREEISSMTMKALSTVALESFAERSATQLSGGQQQRVALARAIVREPSLLLLDEPLSNLDAALRDNMRTELKRLQRQLGITTIYVTHDQAEALDMSDKIAVINQGRVVQLDTPEAIYFRPENAFVADFVGTTNLLSGKVAKACPKGGSAKVRLANGQIIDCTSLRDVAEGDAATISVRPESIVVVDGSGGDPGNRINAQVKLRGFVGNLARYELTADDMKFSVNTNPKVQLRPGDNVVLGFSPDDAIVLADN; from the coding sequence ATGAACAACCAGACTGGGGTGACCGTCGAGGGGCTTCGCAAGATCTACCCTTCATCCGCCGGCGTTGCCGGTGGCATCCATGAGGCTGATTTCCATCTGCCGCCCGGCACCTTCTTCACGCTGCTTGGCCCTTCCGGTTGCGGCAAGACCACGACCTTGCGCTGCATTGCCGGGCTCGAACATCCCGACAGTGGAAGGGTTCAGGTCGATGACCGGGTTTTCTTCGACCAGCGGAAAGGCATCTGGGTGCCGCTCAACCGGCGCAATATCGGCATGGTGTTCCAGTCCTATGCGATCTGGCCGCATATGAGTGTTTTCGAAAATGTCTCGTTTCCGCTCAGAGTCGCCAAGGATCGGTCCTACAGCCGCGAAGAGATTTCCAGCATGACCATGAAGGCGCTTTCCACGGTCGCTCTGGAAAGTTTCGCCGAACGCTCCGCCACCCAGCTTTCAGGCGGCCAGCAGCAGCGCGTCGCGCTTGCCAGGGCGATCGTGCGTGAGCCCAGCCTGCTTTTGCTGGACGAGCCCCTTTCAAACCTCGATGCGGCGCTGCGCGACAATATGCGCACCGAGCTCAAGCGGCTGCAGCGCCAGCTCGGCATCACGACGATCTACGTGACGCATGACCAGGCGGAGGCGCTCGACATGTCGGACAAGATCGCTGTCATCAATCAGGGCCGCGTTGTTCAGCTCGATACGCCGGAGGCGATCTACTTCAGGCCGGAGAATGCCTTCGTTGCCGACTTCGTCGGCACCACGAACCTGCTGTCGGGCAAGGTCGCGAAAGCCTGCCCCAAGGGCGGTTCGGCGAAGGTCCGGCTCGCGAACGGACAGATCATCGATTGCACGTCGCTGCGCGATGTGGCCGAGGGCGATGCGGCAACGATATCGGTGCGGCCGGAGTCGATCGTGGTTGTCGACGGAAGCGGCGGTGATCCGGGCAACAGGATCAATGCCCAGGTAAAACTGCGCGGTTTCGTCGGCAACCTTGCCCGCTACGAACTGACGGCCGACGACATGAAATTCTCGGTCAACACCAATCCCAAGGTGCAGCTCAGACCCGGCGACAATGTCGTGCTCGGCTTCTCGCCGGATGATGCGATCGTTCTTGCGGACAATTAG
- a CDS encoding LysR family transcriptional regulator, translating to MKGYSQFDTTGLYYFSVVAEEMSVSRAAERLLIAQSAISRRIMALEDHLGVKLFVRHPRGVDLTEAGETLLQNAYALFRHIENLRENTSAVGNALRGVVTIGTVPTPGEYIIPKFMAKVRAEYPDIKCRIVEGYSADLLRMLNDQEINIALMHAPVAQPDIETQELLLNYMCLVGPPGSLKKKSYAFKEAAAFPLILPSSPNLVRMRLDQIAQERGITFNEAIRCQGFWLIKAMVREGLGYTIVTFGSVVTDLEQGLLDVAVLKEPAVPWGLVLANRAEQANKLSLIAVKQLLGDVVSELQSRDIWHQLPAKPSAETPPEE from the coding sequence TTGAAGGGTTACTCGCAGTTCGATACGACCGGGTTGTATTACTTCTCGGTCGTAGCGGAGGAGATGAGCGTTTCGCGTGCGGCCGAGAGGCTGCTCATCGCGCAGTCCGCGATCAGCCGGCGCATCATGGCGCTGGAAGACCATCTCGGGGTGAAACTGTTCGTGCGGCACCCGCGCGGCGTGGATCTGACGGAAGCCGGGGAGACCCTGCTCCAGAACGCATATGCGCTTTTCCGCCATATCGAGAATCTGCGCGAGAATACCTCCGCGGTCGGCAATGCGCTGCGCGGCGTCGTCACCATCGGGACAGTGCCGACACCGGGCGAGTACATCATTCCGAAATTCATGGCCAAGGTGCGTGCTGAGTATCCGGACATCAAATGCCGGATCGTCGAGGGCTATTCCGCGGATCTGCTGCGCATGCTGAACGATCAGGAAATCAACATCGCGCTGATGCACGCGCCGGTCGCCCAGCCCGATATCGAGACGCAGGAACTGCTTCTCAATTACATGTGCCTGGTGGGGCCGCCCGGATCGCTGAAGAAAAAGTCATACGCCTTCAAGGAAGCCGCGGCGTTTCCGCTGATCCTGCCTTCCAGCCCCAATCTGGTCCGCATGCGCCTCGACCAGATCGCGCAGGAACGCGGAATCACCTTCAACGAGGCCATACGCTGCCAGGGCTTCTGGCTGATCAAGGCGATGGTCCGCGAGGGGCTTGGCTACACGATCGTGACGTTCGGTTCGGTGGTGACTGACCTCGAACAGGGCCTGCTGGACGTGGCCGTGCTCAAGGAGCCGGCAGTGCCATGGGGCCTGGTTCTCGCCAACCGGGCCGAACAGGCGAACAAGCTCTCGCTGATCGCCGTCAAGCAATTGCTCGGTGATGTGGTGAGCGAACTTCAATCGCGCGACATCTGGCATCAATTGCCAGCCAAGCCCAGCGCCGAAACCCCACCCGAGGAGTGA
- a CDS encoding enoyl-CoA hydratase/isomerase family protein, translated as MTEDNVVLIEDRDAVRIITMNRPDKLNALNTALTQGVLDALEEADAAGHIRAIVLTGAGRGFCAGADLSEFKDLTPAQADAVEIRADLTCRLQMAAQKIGKPVVAAVKGPAVGGGAGLALGCDMVVAAASMKFGYPELKHSIVPALVMTGLVRALGRKQAFELVSLGRLLNGEEAFSMGLVNRVVDGDPLPAAIEIAERWAAVEPRAMRASKSLLYRVAELPGDAAMLAGRDVNQLMRSFREPKA; from the coding sequence ATGACTGAAGACAACGTGGTGCTGATCGAAGACCGGGACGCCGTGCGGATCATCACGATGAACCGCCCGGACAAGCTCAACGCGCTGAACACCGCGCTCACGCAAGGCGTTCTGGACGCATTGGAGGAAGCCGATGCCGCCGGGCATATTCGTGCGATCGTGCTTACCGGCGCCGGCCGCGGTTTCTGCGCCGGCGCTGACCTGTCCGAGTTCAAGGATCTGACGCCCGCCCAGGCGGACGCCGTGGAAATCCGCGCCGATCTGACCTGCCGACTGCAGATGGCGGCGCAGAAGATCGGTAAGCCCGTCGTGGCCGCCGTCAAGGGGCCGGCCGTCGGCGGCGGCGCGGGGCTCGCGCTCGGCTGCGACATGGTTGTCGCCGCCGCTTCGATGAAATTCGGCTATCCCGAGCTCAAGCACTCGATCGTTCCCGCATTGGTCATGACCGGCCTGGTTCGCGCGCTCGGCCGCAAGCAGGCTTTCGAGCTCGTCTCGCTCGGTCGCCTTCTTAATGGCGAGGAGGCGTTCAGCATGGGCCTTGTCAATCGCGTGGTCGACGGCGACCCGCTGCCGGCCGCAATCGAGATTGCCGAGCGTTGGGCTGCGGTCGAGCCGCGGGCGATGCGCGCCTCCAAGAGCCTGCTCTACCGCGTCGCCGAACTGCCGGGCGATGCCGCGATGCTCGCGGGCCGCGACGTCAACCAGTTGATGCGTTCATTCCGGGAACCGAAGGCATGA
- a CDS encoding RraA family protein, translating into MSDQGPTLGKIPLSAFGCSALPDCDNDIVEGLRSLPDLTGMISDAMDLLGLEGAVSSAELRPVLSGARVVGPAITVKNVRRSDSVAQAVAGGRSMLADIEAHNLARPGDVVVVQAVEGISSLGGIATSIAARQGEAGIVVDGYVRDTGAIIDNALPVWARGTTPLTGKWRLETVSINTEIEICGRRVAPGDIVAADDTGLCFIPLAAAGQVLAVAKAIEADEAHRLKAIYDGVPIKDLPKANHIHKPAAPAATQQRAP; encoded by the coding sequence ATGAGCGATCAGGGACCCACACTGGGCAAGATTCCCCTATCCGCGTTTGGCTGTTCCGCGTTGCCGGATTGCGACAACGACATTGTCGAAGGTCTCAGGTCACTGCCTGATCTGACCGGCATGATTTCCGATGCCATGGACCTTCTGGGCCTTGAGGGCGCCGTCAGCAGCGCCGAGCTCAGGCCAGTTCTTTCAGGCGCCCGCGTGGTTGGTCCGGCCATTACTGTGAAGAATGTTCGGCGCAGCGATAGCGTGGCGCAGGCCGTGGCGGGGGGCCGTTCTATGCTCGCCGATATCGAGGCGCACAACCTTGCCCGTCCGGGCGATGTCGTCGTTGTTCAGGCCGTCGAAGGCATTTCCAGCCTCGGCGGCATCGCAACCAGCATTGCCGCTCGCCAAGGGGAAGCCGGCATCGTTGTCGACGGGTATGTCCGCGATACCGGAGCCATTATCGACAACGCGCTGCCCGTCTGGGCGCGGGGCACCACGCCGCTTACCGGCAAGTGGCGGCTTGAGACGGTCTCCATCAACACAGAAATCGAAATCTGCGGCCGCCGGGTTGCTCCCGGCGACATCGTCGCCGCGGATGACACGGGCCTATGCTTCATTCCGCTGGCGGCAGCGGGGCAGGTGCTCGCCGTCGCCAAGGCGATCGAGGCTGACGAAGCGCATCGGCTCAAGGCAATTTATGATGGCGTGCCGATCAAGGACCTGCCCAAGGCGAACCATATCCACAAACCTGCCGCGCCGGCGGCGACGCAACAGAGGGCACCATGA
- a CDS encoding hydroxymethylglutaryl-CoA lyase, with the protein MSEAIVICECFARDGLQHEKRVPDTAGKLRLLALFGEAGFRRIEATSYSHPRHVPAFSDASELLAGLGKAPGAAYKATCPNPRAVERAIADLEAGHGADELSFLISATESHNQRNLRSSRAEQWERIGEMARLAAGKFRMVGVVSMALGCPFEGEVDPGSVVEDVARFADLGIGLATIGDTIGSGTPRTVRGLFRRLLDEVPVVIPVAHFHDTRGTGIANCIAALEAGATHFDSAMGGVGGHPTRISYGSGDTGNVATEDIVTLFEAEGLSHGIDLDAMMRASRACEEALGRNLLSRVARTGLWRQEQSREHGEA; encoded by the coding sequence ATGTCTGAAGCCATTGTCATATGCGAGTGTTTTGCCCGCGACGGATTGCAGCACGAGAAGCGCGTTCCCGATACGGCCGGCAAGCTGCGTCTTCTGGCGCTTTTCGGCGAGGCGGGGTTTCGCCGGATCGAGGCGACGAGCTATTCCCATCCGCGCCACGTGCCCGCGTTTTCGGATGCATCCGAGCTGCTGGCCGGGCTCGGCAAGGCGCCGGGCGCTGCCTACAAGGCGACCTGCCCGAACCCCAGGGCCGTCGAAAGAGCCATTGCCGATCTCGAAGCGGGCCACGGCGCGGACGAACTCAGTTTCCTGATCTCGGCCACCGAATCCCACAACCAGCGCAACCTGCGCTCAAGCAGGGCCGAGCAATGGGAACGGATCGGCGAGATGGCGCGGCTCGCCGCCGGGAAATTCAGGATGGTCGGGGTTGTTTCGATGGCGCTCGGCTGCCCGTTCGAGGGCGAGGTCGACCCGGGCAGCGTGGTTGAGGATGTCGCCCGTTTTGCGGACCTCGGGATCGGGCTGGCAACCATAGGCGACACCATAGGCAGCGGCACGCCGCGGACCGTTCGCGGCCTCTTTCGCCGCCTGCTCGACGAGGTGCCGGTCGTCATTCCGGTCGCGCATTTTCACGACACGAGAGGAACCGGGATTGCCAATTGCATAGCCGCGCTGGAAGCCGGGGCGACGCATTTCGACAGCGCCATGGGCGGCGTCGGCGGGCATCCGACGCGCATCAGCTATGGCAGCGGAGACACGGGAAACGTCGCGACAGAGGATATCGTCACCCTCTTCGAAGCCGAAGGCCTGTCGCATGGCATCGATCTCGACGCGATGATGCGCGCCTCGCGCGCCTGCGAGGAAGCGCTCGGCCGAAACCTACTGTCACGCGTCGCCCGCACCGGATTGTGGCGACAGGAACAATCAAGAGAACACGGGGAGGCGTGA